The following are from one region of the Silene latifolia isolate original U9 population chromosome 9, ASM4854445v1, whole genome shotgun sequence genome:
- the LOC141602399 gene encoding aspartic proteinase nepenthesin-1-like — MSNVHKLILFLYLIDIGILSLISSNNGLSMRMIPIDSHHLQIVPEKLTTYERLQFFNNITMSRIYNRRKHLFPDRIKSPLSLVRASVYVTQLHLGEGDTAYSPYVLLDTGSQLTWVQCEGCDPCFELDKNFAYKKSISFTRVSVNDELCSPHESYDGSCGFSILYGDMEPYIEASGLIGRETFHFENSRTSNMDAYPGLAFGCTLKSKNVYFGSKDMRGNVVAGIFGLTGNPRSLLTQLDAQTHGRFFYCIPPAIHETLTESTIYFGDDAQITGDATRQVQTISMQSSIHYYLPLSGISVNKKRLPIDPSIFEYVEGDYTKGFIIDSGSTYSVLPRSAYIPLRKAIVKFFRDAYDWIPRRSGLAFDLCYAIYPYYDQKIFPNVILHFLSNDQVGEIDLVLTREHLFTVVENNHGEERFCMMILPIDDPGQTVLGSFQQVNFGFLYDVYNSRLSFVPQDCKNMS, encoded by the coding sequence ATGTCTAATGTACACAAACTAATCCTCTTTTTGTACCTTATTGACATAGGCATTCTATCATTAATCTCTAGCAACAATGGATTATCGATGAGAATGATTCCTATAGACTCACACCATTTACAAATTGTACCAGAAAAATTAACTACTTATGAACGACTTCAATTTTTTAACAACATAACAATGTCACGTATATACAATCGTCGAAAGCATTTATTCCCCGATAGAATCAAGTCACCATTGTCTTTGGTTCGGGCTTCTGTGTACGTAACTCAACTTCACTTGGGTGAAGGTGATACCGCTTACTCTCCTTATGTACTTTTGGACACCGGTTCTCAATTGACATGGGTTCAGTGTGAGGGTTGCGATCCTTGCTTTGAATTAGACAAAAATTTCGCATACAAAAAGTCTATTTCCTTTACACGAGTCAGTGTTAATGATGAGCTGTGTTCTCCACATGAATCTTATGACGGATCTTGTGGATTTTCTATTCTTTACGGAGACATGGAACCGTACATAGAAGCAAGTGGTCTTATTGGTAGAGAAACATTTCATTTTGAGAACTCTAGGACAAGCAATATGGATGCTTACCCAGGTTTAGCATTTGGATGTACACTTAAGAGCAAAAACGTTTATTTTGGATCAAAAGACATGCGTGGAAACGTTGTAGCTGGTATCTTTGGGCTTACTGGAAATCCAAGATCGCTCTTAACCCAACTTGATGCTCAAACCCATGGTAGATTTTTCTACTGTATACCACCAGCAATACACGAAACTTTAACAGAATCAACTATTTACTTTGGTGATGATGCCCAAATCACTGGTGATGCTACTAGACAAGTTCAAACCATTTCAATGCAAAGTAGTATCCATTACTATTTGCCATTAAGTGGAATTAGTGTTAATAAAAAACGACTACCAATCGATCCATCTATCTTTGAATATGTAGAAGGAGATTACACAAAAGGATTTATCATTGACTCTGGATCAACGTATAGCGTGTTACCAAGAAGTGCATATATTCCTTTAAGAAAGGCGATAGTCAAATTCTTTCGTGATGCCTATGATTGGATTCCTAGGCGTTCCGGACTAGCTTTTGATCTTTGTTATGCAATATACCCTTATTATGATCAAAAAATATTTCCAAATGTAATTCTTCATTTCTTGAGTAATGATCAAGTTGGAGAGATTGATTTGGTATTGACTAGGGAACACTTGTTTACTGTGGTGGAGAACAATCATGGTGAAGAAAGATTTTGTATGATGATTTTACCTATTGATGACCCTGGTCAGACCGTACTAGGTTCGTTTCAACAAGTAAATTTTGGGTTTTTATATGATGTTTACAATAGTCGTTTGTCTTTTGTTCCTCAGGATTGCAAAAACATGTCATAG